From Cucumis melo cultivar AY chromosome 1, USDA_Cmelo_AY_1.0, whole genome shotgun sequence, a single genomic window includes:
- the LOC103495205 gene encoding methyl jasmonate esterase 1-like has protein sequence MQKLLLPLFFLLIFLSFSTQTQTSFDLLHHHYSQSTKSHFVLVHGACLGAWSWYKVTTFLQTAGHNVTALDMAAAGIDPTQPQSLKTITDYFQPLLNFMEALQADEKIVLVGHSLGGLGISMAMERFPEKISVAIFVTAAMPGPIPWLFSMEEQRKVLGMYGGFYTEEDFKSKGSDNSNLFMFSEEELETKLFPLSPPEDLTLAKTLVRPQAMFGLFESVKELKLSKENYGSVKRAFIISEKDKMATKIMVWAMIISNRPHHVGEVHGSDHMVMTSKPLELARQLSTIAQDFAAAASSSSSSSSSSSTSSSTYVHDDL, from the exons ATGCAAAAACTTCTCCTACCATTATTTTTCCTTCTAATCTTCCTCTCTTTCTCTACCCAAACACAAACCTCATTTGATCTCCTCCACCACCACTACTCCCAATCAACCAAATCACACTTTGTGCTCGTCCATGGTGCCTGCCTCGGCGCCTGGTCTTGGTACAAGGTCACAACCTTCTTGCAAACCGCTGGTCACAATGTCACCGCTCTCGACATGGCTGCTGCCGGGATCGACCCAACCCAGCCCCAGTCATTGAAAACAATTACTGACTACTTCCAGCCATTGCTCAACTTCATGGAAGCCCTACAAGCCGACGAGAAGATCGTTCTTGTCGGACACAGCCTAGGCGGCCTCGGAATCTCGATGGCCATGGAGAGATTCCCTGAGAAAATCTCTGTTGCCATTTTTGTGACTGCAGCCATGCCTGGCCCAATCCCGTGGCTTTTTTCCATGGAGGAACAG aGGAAAGTTCTTGGAATGTACGGTGGTTTTTACACAGAGGAGGATTTCAAATCCAAGGGTTCAGATAATTCAAATCTTTTCATGTtttcagaagaagaattagaaaCCAAGCTTTTCCCACTATCTCCACCTGAG gATTTGACATTGGCAAAAACATTGGTGAGGCCTCAAGCAATGTTTGGTCTGTTCGAGTCGGTGAAGGAGCTAAAACTAAGTAAAGAGAACTATGGGTCTGTGAAGAGGGCTTTCATTATATCAGAAAAGGACAAAATGGCAACGAAGATCATGGTTTGGGCTATGATCATTTCAAATAGGCCTCATCATGTGGGGGAGGTTCATGGATCAGATCATATGGTCATGACTTCAAAGCCTCTTGAACTTGCTCGACAACTCTCCACCATTGCTCAAGACTTTGCTGCtgctgcttcttcttcttcttcttcttcttcttcttcttcgactTCATCTTCCACTTATGTCCATGATGATCTGTAA